The Serinus canaria isolate serCan28SL12 chromosome 23, serCan2020, whole genome shotgun sequence genome has a window encoding:
- the LOC108963373 gene encoding basic proline-rich protein-like, whose translation MRVGGGASASGKTRTGKSRNRNRGTGTGKNRNRGTGTGTGKNRNRNRGTGTWKTGTGEREREPGKTGTGEREPGKPEPEPGNGNREKPEPEPGNGNLENRNRGAPGSPGMRRRRGGGAAPAEACGVWLDTAELKRGPARPLTPRAASRAAGRKQSPVLPPQPGSSIPRQSSILSFFSPRPDEGDKENKENKENRRPGPRQGSGAAPPAWPVKILPLPQLEEPPGAEQGLQGTAQAGQRAPEPLELSVEPQRQSRASPGAGGASWCWGRDKPWESPGGRGSGGGRAQPCSRAGAGDTKPGPGAAPRGVCCPPQSPGPAQPLRERGQVPEGPCRELQGCQGSRATAHGDRERASPPRATPSSPRATPSSPRVTPSPPRASPSPPRASPSPLRATPSPPRATPSPPRVTSSPPRASPSPPRVTPSPLRATPSPPRARQPPELGSEPLFTQDSEGNRVIKHW comes from the exons ATGCGCGTTGGGGGCGGGGCCAGCGCGAGCGGGAAAACGAGAACCGGGAAATCCCGGAACCGGAACCGGGGAACGGGAACCGGGAAAAACCGGAACCggggaacgggaacgggaaccGGGAAAAACCGGAACCGGAACCGGGGAACGGGAACCTGGAAAACCGGAACCggggaacgggaacgggaaccGGGAAAAACCGGAACCGGGGAACGGGAACCTGGAAAACCGGAACCGGAACCTGGGAACGGGAACCGGGAAAAACCGGAACCGGAACCGGGGAACGGGAACCTGGAAAACCGGAACCGGGGAgcccccggcagccccgggatgaggcggcggcgcgggggcggcgcggccccggccGAGGCCTGCGGGGTGTGGCTGGACACGGCCGAGCTGAAGCGGGGCCCGGCGCGG cccctcacgcccagagcagccagccgagctgcagggaggaagcagagcccGGTGCTGcccccacagcctggcagctccatccccaggcagagctccatCCTCAGCTTCTTCAGCCCCCGGCCAG ATGAAGGAGACAAAGAGAACAAAGAGAACAAAGAGAACCGCAGGCCCGGCCCCCGGCAGGGCTCGGGGGCTGCTCCGCCTGCCTGGCCCGTGAAGATCCTGCCCTTGCCACAGCTGGAGGAGCCCCCCGGGGCTgaacaggggctgcagggcacagcccaggcagggcaaaGAGCTCCGGAGCCCCTGGAGCTGAGCGTGGAGcctcagaggcagagcagagcctccCCTGGGGCCGGGGGAGCctcctggtgctggggcagggacaaACCCTGGGAGTCTCCTGGGGGAAGGGGCTCGGGGGGCgggagagcacagccctgcagcagagctggggctggggacacaaagcccgggccaggggctgctcccaggggggTTTGCTGCCCTCCCCAGAGCCcggggccagcccagcccctgcgGGAGCGGGGCCAGGTCCCAGaggggccctgcagggagctccagggctgccaggggagcagggccaCTGCCcacggggacagggagagggcCAGCCcccccagggccacccccagctcacccagggccacccccagctcacccagggtcacccccagcccccccagggccagccccagcccccccagggccagccccagtCCCCTCAgggccacccccagcccccccagagccacccccagcccacccagggTCACCTCCAGCCcccccagggccagccccagtCCCCCCAGGGTCACCCCCAGTCCCCTCAgggccacccccagcccccccagggccaggcagcCCCCCGAGCTGGGCTCTGAGCCCCTGTTCACACAGGACTCAGAAGGGAACAGGGTCATCAAGCACTGGTGA
- the PAQR7 gene encoding membrane progestin receptor alpha, translating to MAAVVPEKLSQLFISVRQLPGLLGPLSPGTVSSAEVPPVFWKPYIHGGYRPVRQTWRYYFSTLFQQHNEAVNVWSHLAAALALLLRLQRLWQRVDFAQDAHARPLLIILAAAITYLTFSSLAHLLQAKSEFWHYSFFFMDYVGVAVYQYGSALSHFYYAIEPGWHRLVRGFFLPLAAALAWLSCAGSCYAKFRFHPRCSLPGRLCQELPSGLAYLLDISPVLHRICTAARPDPALLYHKCQVLFFLLGAFFFSHPYPEKWFPGRCHFVGQSHQIFHVFLVLCTLAQIEAVVLDYESRREIYSSLQRGLAHDFSALFLLTFTCSILTAAYMARRVRNKLGLKEE from the coding sequence ATGGCCGCGGTGGTGCCGGAGAAGCTGAGCCAGCTCTTCATCAGCGTGAGGCAGCTGCCGGGGCTGCTGGGGCCGCTGTCCCCGGGCACGGTGAGCAGCGCCGAGGTGCCCCCGGTGTTCTGGAAGCCCTACATCCACGGCGGCTACCGGCCCGTGCGCCAGACCTGGCGCTACTACTTCTCCACgctcttccagcagcacaaCGAGGCCGTCAACGTGTGGTCGCACCTGGCGGCCGCGCTGGCGCTGCTGCTGCGCCTGCAGCGCCTCTGGCAGCGCGTGGACTTCGCGCAGGACGCGCACGCCCGGCCCCTGCTCATCATCCTGGCCGCCGCCATCACCTACCTGACCTTCAGCAGCCTGGCCCACCTGCTGCAGGCCAAGTCCGAGTTCTGGCACTACAGCTTCTTCTTCATGGACTACGTGGGGGTGGCCGTGTACCAGTACGGCAGCGCCCTGAGCCACTTCTACTACGCCATCGAGCCGGGCTGGCACCGCCTCGTGCGCGGCTTCTTCCTGCCGCTGGCGGCGGCGCTGGCCTGGCTGTCCTGCGCCGGCTCCTGCTACGCCAAGTTCCGCTTCCACCCGCGCTGCTCGCTGCCCGGCcgcctgtgccaggagctgccctcgGGGCTGGCCTACCTGCTGGACATCAGCCCCGTGCTGCACCGCATCTGCACGGCCGCGCGCCCCGACCCCGCCCTGCTCTACCACAAGTGCCAGGtgctcttcttcctcctggGCGCCTTCTTCTTCTCCCATCCCTACCCCGAGAAGTGGTTCCCCGGGAGGTGCCACTTCGTGGGGCAGAGCCACCAGATCTTCCACGTGTTCCTGGTGCTCTGCACGCTGGCGCAGATCGAGGCCGTGGTGCTGGACTACGAGTCCAGGAGGGAGATCTACTCCTCCCTCCAGCGGGGCCTGGCTCACGACTTCTCGGCCCTGTTCCTGCTCACCTTCACCTGCTCCATCCTCACGGCCGCCTACATGGCCCGCAGGGTGAGGAACAAGCTGGGCCTCAAGGAAGAGTAA
- the MTFR1L gene encoding mitochondrial fission regulator 1-like, which produces MDAEATIPIWQNKPHGSARSVVRMIGSNLPLKPCPRATFEVLPSVSDLYLGDVPPVPTLADIVWIAADDEETYARVRSDTRPLKHKWKPSPFTVIQRNASVPNLRKQEEKLLALKKPGLPALSRTTELQDELSHLRSQIAKIVAAESASAQLTPDLLSPGSSNASSPVHCFGPSFQSTTSFVISDITEEEAELESPEAPSVAELPPLCSAPEGRPEPRDPDEEDSVSLSKASSFADMMGILKDIHRMKQSKDLSRPSLKQEDPAVLIAEVLRRKFALKDEDLALKEK; this is translated from the exons ATGGACGCGGAGGCC ACCATCCCCATCTGGCAGAACAAGCCCCATGGCTCAGCTCGCAGCGTGGTCAGGATGATCGGCTCCAACCTCCCCCTGAAGCCCTGTCCCAGGGCCACCTTTGAG gTTCTGCCAAGTGTCTCAGATCTGTATCTGGGTGATGTGCCCCCCGTGCCCACCCTGGCTGACATCGTGTGGATCGCAGCCGACGATGAGGAGACCTACGCCAGGGTCAG AAGTGACACTCGCCCGCTGAAGCACAAGTGGAAGCCGAGTCCCTTCACGGTGATCCAGAGAAACGCCTCGGTGCCCAACctgaggaagcaggaggagaagctgctggccCTGAAGAAGCCTGGAttgccagccctgagcaggacCACGGAGCTGCAGGATGAGCTGAGCCACCTGCGGAGCCAGATCGCCAAGATCGTGGCTGCAGAGTCAG CCTCGGCCCAGCTGACCCCAGATCTGTTATCTCCAGGGAGCTCAAACGCCTCCTCTCCCGTCCATTGCTTCGGGCCCTCTTTCCAGTCCACCACGTCCTTTGTGATCAGCGATATCACGGAGGAGGAGGCGGAGCTGGAGAGCCCCGAGGCGCCCTCGGTGGCCGAGCTGCCGCCGCTCTGCTCCGCCCCCGAGGGCCGGCCCGAGCCCCGCGACCCCGACGAGGAGGACTCCGTGTCCCTCTCCAAGGCCAGCAGCTTTGCTGACATGATGGGAATTCTCAAAGACATTCATAGGATGAAGCAGAGCAAAGACTT GAGCCGCCCTTCCCTGAAGCAGGAGGACCCGGCCGTGCTCATTGCAGAGGTGCTCAGGAGGAAGTTTGCTCTCAAGGATGAGGACCTGGCCCTGAAGGAGAAGTGA